The genomic segment AACTCTGTCAACGACTCGATATGACGACAACACATGGGTGGCATTCAACAGATGCAGccgaaagaaagagaattgtttcttaaaattaCCTTGACATAAAATgtagttttcttcttttatgtttGGAACAAACAGAAGCAGTTGGACAACTGTTGGTGGACTCCAGCTGGAGCGGGACTCCCCCTTACGAACCCCGCAACACAATCCCGCAGTGGCGGAACAACCATCCAACTGATTGCGACCTTCTTTCTTCTGGTCACAATCGGCCTTTGTTTCGTAGGATGGACGACCAACCCGCCGGAAGAATCTACCAAGGCTGCACTGCTGAAGACGGGCCAACTGTTAAATGTGCATCAGTTTGATTATCGACTCAATAATCCTCAAATATGTGCTGAAAGTACCGTGCAGCCTTTCTTCCTGGCGCTGGTTCATTCCAAAGCCAATCACTTCCGGCAGCGACAGGTCATCCGACAAACATGGGCCTCTCAGCACGATCTCATCCGCCACGTCTTTCTCGTCGGCCTAGCCGACCAAACTGGACTGGAGGGCACCATGGACATCCAGAGCCTGTTGGAATCTGAAAATGCTAAATATAGTGATTTGGTCCAGGGGGATTTTGTCGATCATTACCGGAATTTGACTTATAAAAACTTGATGGGCCTTAAATGGATTGGGCAGTATTGTCCGTCAGTGCGTTTCGTTCTCAaaagtgatgatgatgctTTCATCGACGTTCTCCAGCTGCAAAAATTCATCGACAGGACTTGGCCGGGTGGTCCGCCGTCCGAGACGTTGATCTGCAACGTCCACGAAGACGCTCTGGTACAACGATCGGGAAAATGGGCCGTCAGTCGCGAAGAATATCCTTCAAATACTTATCCCGCTTTCTGTTCCGGTCTTGCTTACGTGATGCGTCCTCAGCTGGCCAGTAAACTGTTTCGCTCAGCCAGTAAAGTTCCAGCTTTGTGGGTAGACGATGTTTTCGTGACGGGAATATTGGCTGCCAGTGTTAACGTGCGACATTTCTACCTTAATCTTCGCTATACTCACCAGCAAGATGACCTCGTCCAGTGGCTGGAAACGAACCTACCTTCAAACCCACTTCCTTTTATCGTTTCCGAGTTGGACACCAGTCGACCGGAATGGCCGCGGCTGGCTCATCGACTATGGAATAGAACTTGTACTTATAATGCAGTCGACAGTGATTCCTGAAAGATGGAGCAAGTGATTTAATTCGTTTCCTTCAAATGTGCCAATTACACAATTCAATCCGCAAGAATGTCAATAATAATACACTTTATCATACGTCCGATCGTCAAGTTGGAGCCTTCCAATGTTGttttcgtatttttgttttatatccCCAGGTGAAAAGTACACCTTTTCAAGCTCAATTCATTGGATATTTATACCTTCTGATTGCGGGCTTGAGTGGCGGAGAGACGTCAAGGTTGCGGTGAAGAGAACAGGAAGGAGTgggcggaaaaaaagaaatcgatcggaatgaatgaattaagtctgaaacaaaaaagagaccaaacaaaaaaagagggggaggggggaaagggaaaattataaataaagaCGTCAATCAAGCCTCGCCTTTGAACTTTTTGCCATTGTTCTTCTTGCTATTGGTTTTGTTATTAGTGACGCTGGGTTGTTGCTCCGTTCGGCGTCTAGCCGATGAGGAAGTGGAGCTGGCCGATGTTGAGGTGGATTCGGCAGGCGAAGCTTCGGCGCCGGGCGTCGGGACGTCGTGACTCTGCTCAAAccaaaataaagataaataaaacatgaattgAGTCACACTTTTCTGCGGTGGCGCCAtcgaaatttgattgaaaaaccACCGAACCTGAGCAGTTAGGAGTGAAGCAAGCGAGTCTCCTTCCTCCCATGTATCCACGTCAATCATCTCCTTGTCCTTGTCTCCACCAATTGTGGGCAGAAGGTGACTTTCCGTTTCTGTGTGATGCTCCAATATGACCTGTCGGACATTTTTTCGTTGAGAGTCCGTGTGCTGAGGACAACGAAGAGAACGTGTACACATCCGGCCAGTATGTTCCTATACGAACAAGAGCGTTAAATAAGTAACCAAGCAGCTTGAAATTTGCACGACGCAGGGACTTTTGTGTTGGGTTATAATAGACGGATGAGTATACATACCGAGATGACGCCGCACATGGTGGTCAAAAGGGTCCGGCGCTCAGTCAACCCCATTGTTTCCATTGTATTACCTCCTCCAGTTGATCCAGTATGCAAACCATCTTCAGCTCCTGCATCGAAAAAGGTTCAATTCACTTTCCAGGTAACGCCTAGTCATCGTTGATAACGAAGTGAAGATCACGAGTGGATGGCAAGGCCAGACAAATTCATTAATTCCGCTGATGGCAATTGAAAAGTGAAAGTTTCAACgtgtaaaacattttcacgCCATTCTCGTTGACAAGGATCGTTAAGTCCAGTCTTAAAGACTCAATGAAACAAGCCGTTAATAATTCGTCGGTATGGTTTAATTACCCGGAACTGCAGACGCCGATGACGCAATGGACGGATGACCACTGgagctgttgctgttgctatGGTTGTTGTCGCCATTGCTGccattcttccatttcttgcGTCTCGGCgagtttttgtcttttttgtgcAAGTGATGGCGGCGTTTATTCTTGTtgccaccacctcctccacctTCGCCGCTCATGATTCGATGGTCCTGCCTTTCACTGGCTCCACTCGCCGtccagtcgtcgtcgtcacagTCGTCATCGCTTACCAAATCAGCCTAATGAATGAATCATCACGCGCATACCGTATGAGGTGCATAGTTGAATCATAATCAGCCAAGTTGAACGAGGGAAACGGACCTGTCTACTAGCAGAGGTGGCAATACGCCTCGACGCCAATCGTGAACTGTTCCGGCCCATGCCCATGCACTTTTCCAAGTGTGGAGCAAAACGGGATGCGGCCATGTTGCGCTGGCAGTTAGGACAGACGCATTCAGCCGGTTTTTTGCTATTGACCGCTGCCGATGATAACATCTCTGACGCTGCATCGAAATCCATTGCTTCACCACCGCCGCCGGTAGATGAACGGGTCGTTTCGTCTCCGTCGAAATCACATTGTGTAtcaccttaaaaaaaaaataaaaggaaagttcAAGCTTTTATTGTTACGATGCCGATCATTAGGATACGCCCAGAATTCCtaaggaaaacacaaaaaaaaaacttaacgaTCCAAGTTGATTGAATTCGTTTCTTTTACGACCTGTGTTTTATAGTCCACACGTAATGGtctaaaagtaataaaaaccGGTTGAAATGAAGATTCGACTCGGTTCTTGACTAAGAATAAACCGAATAGCGGAACAGGTTAAAGAAGTCCAACTATATTCAAAACTCTTTTGAAGGCAACGaatcaagtgaaataaataataaaaaaattacaggaaaTGTCTATCGCAACACAAGTGAATAAAGGCATCTATCAATCTACGCTTGAGTTACACCggcaatgaaaaatgatgacgCTTGATGATGACTCGTTtctcaaaaattaattatttccgTTTcattctcaaaaaaaaaaaaagaaaaagaaaaaaaaaattaacaaattcaTTACCGGTCACACCGTCCTCCAGGAGAGCGGTGAGTCCCAATTTAGCACCGCGGTGGACTTCAAACACGATGCCTAAAATAACGTCATCGACTATGTCCTCATAGAACGATTGAGACGCTTCAAGGATAGCTGACTCGCTCAACGGATGAAGTAACCGACCGCCACCTGTTAAGTCTTCGTCTCCGTCAAGCTCTTGCACGCTTTCAAGTGGATCGTCCAGCACATTCAGCGGCACCACTGTAATGGAAAGCGTCGgaggctgttgttgttgctgtgatCCTGATGCTGGATCCACCATTTCGATTATTTCTTGCCCTTAtcacataaaaacaaaaagaaaacagaacgAACGATCGATCATTAGAATATCCAGGTGCACTCGATTTGTAACGTCATTGCATCATTAGTTGTagttgtagaaaaaaaaaagttttccacgGATAGAATTCGTTTTCCCCCGACTAGACAAGAAAATGGCTGACGTCATTTATCCATGAATTCATATGAAAATGTGTCTCGCAATCGCCGTCGTTTGTTGGCCAGTCACGATCGCTAGAGTCAATGTTGATTCTTGTCTTTTTGGGTACTTTTTGTCGATGTTgacttcattttattttgtcgctCTCGACTTTAGCGGATTCGTTCAGCTTAATTTAAAGAACCGTCGCCATAGGATAGCCGGATAGCGTTGTCCTAAGTAATAGCAACAGATGGAGGACACATGAAAAGGAAGACAAACTTGGGTGGAAAGAGAAATTCGTCATGGTGCTGAAGAAATACTGCAGACGGATACAGGTCCAAGATAGGCTCTGCCCTtcgctcccccccccctgtcgggtgtttctcttttccgtATCAGATGAATGATATCATCCAAACACGAGGGTggagtacacacacacacaccttacCAAGAAACTGACGCTTACTTTCTGTGGTTGACCTTATAAGGGAAAAGtaacaattgaaagaaaatctattttgGTCGGTCAGGGTAACACGAGAAAACGGGGACAGACGGGACATTAGCATAACAAAACCAAAAGAGAGAACATGATTAAGTTAAATAGCTATTACATTGTTCTTATCTATTTAATCAAAAACGCAAATTGCTACTACTTTTCTTTGTTCAAGCTCTCAGctggaaattgattttataaaCCATTAAAACTCCAAGTAAATATGTTGcacccaaaataaattttcttttggaagTGTTTAAAAGGTGAATGTGAATACCTGGCCTAAGAGACAAAATGCATAGTAATCTCGAATACCGTTTCTGATGGCATGATCGTATCACCATTACGGGAGACGTGATGACGGATTGCCAAACGAAAACTTTTTAACCTCTGAAAACCTTAGGAAGAAGAGACTTTTGAAAACTAAAACATGAAAAACCAAGAGAAGTTCCACCAAGGTCTAACTAGCAACAAGATAGTGTCGCCACCATCAATTTTGATTGCCGGTTTCACTGTCTGTCTAACCttcaaagccaaaaaagagacaaggaaAGGCtataacagaaaataattagGCGAGGAACCAAGGatagttctttattttttttcgaaattcaaaCGGAGAAAAACGTTGTGGTTCCGAAAGGTATAAAATTTCTACAGCCACAAGTCGAAGTGGTAAACCAATAGTCATGTGCGATGTGCGCTACTTTTTCCACCTCGGAGAACATTGAATTCAAAACTAAAACGACACATTTCCCAACACAACTACATAGGTAGGCAGTAGGCTCTATACCACCACTCTTCAATCATCCTCATCGGcgtttaacattttatttgcatCTCCCTCGGGTAGTAGAAAACTTCTTTGCCGAAGGCAATAAATGACTTGTAATTgatcaaaaaaccaaaaccttCGTTGAAAACCGGGAAGAAATTGTAGATGTCATTCTGTACTGCGGGTAATTCTCTATTCTGGTCatgggaaagaagagagaaaaatcggCTCACAGCTACGACATCTACCAGCACAATTAATCTGGGCAATTTTATAGGAATTCTTAATTATCTAAggcagcaaacaaaagaaatgaaaagaaccGACGAATATTTCTAGAGGCTTTTGACCGCGGGGTGATGGTGATTGTTTCCTAAAGGTATATGAACAAGGACCTCAACCAATTTTCTTAATCACCTCCGAGCGGCCGCAATCTATGACCCCACCAAAACCGCATCACCTAcaacctttctttttctcattcgtTCTCACTCTTCTTTCTCGACTTCTTCCAATTGCTGAACCACAGACACCAGTAATTCTGCCCAAGTTCGCTTAGGAAATGGAGGTCTTTCCAACTTCCATGACCTCCGCTTCCTCCGCAATTTCTAAAACTCATCCTTCCCGGTGAAACCTTGAGAAATACAGTTCAGTCTAATAACACATTCAAATGCTTTGGGCTTCGATACcgttcaaagttttctttgttCATCTTGGTAGCTTCCGaaataacgaaacaaaaaaaaaactggatagATGATTCAACAGCCGCAGGTAAAATGAACGTTATAATAAGTAAATCGATCAAAGTAGGTTGAAAAGCTGTAATAAACTCAGCATATTTAACCTCcagcattttattcttttcccaAATTTCTCATAACGCAGACGCCCTTCTGCCATCTAACGaacataa from the Daphnia pulex isolate KAP4 chromosome 1, ASM2113471v1 genome contains:
- the LOC124200005 gene encoding ataxin-7-like protein 3 codes for the protein MVDPASGSQQQQQPPTLSITVVPLNVLDDPLESVQELDGDEDLTGGGRLLHPLSESAILEASQSFYEDIVDDVILGIVFEVHRGAKLGLTALLEDGVTGDTQCDFDGDETTRSSTGGGGEAMDFDAASEMLSSAAVNSKKPAECVCPNCQRNMAASRFAPHLEKCMGMGRNSSRLASRRIATSASRQADLVSDDDCDDDDWTASGASERQDHRIMSGEGGGGGGNKNKRRHHLHKKDKNSPRRKKWKNGSNGDNNHSNSNSSSGHPSIASSASAVPGAEDGLHTGSTGGGNTMETMGLTERRTLLTTMCGVISEHTGRMCTRSLRCPQHTDSQRKNVRQVILEHHTETESHLLPTIGGDKDKEMIDVDTWEEGDSLASLLTAQSHDVPTPGAEASPAESTSTSASSTSSSARRRTEQQPSVTNNKTNSKKNNGKKFKGEA
- the LOC124200137 gene encoding beta-1,3-galactosyltransferase 5-like, producing the protein MEYLTKPAKMKQLDNCWWTPAGAGLPLTNPATQSRSGGTTIQLIATFFLLVTIGLCFVGWTTNPPEESTKAALLKTGQLLNVHQFDYRLNNPQICAESTVQPFFLALVHSKANHFRQRQVIRQTWASQHDLIRHVFLVGLADQTGLEGTMDIQSLLESENAKYSDLVQGDFVDHYRNLTYKNLMGLKWIGQYCPSVRFVLKSDDDAFIDVLQLQKFIDRTWPGGPPSETLICNVHEDALVQRSGKWAVSREEYPSNTYPAFCSGLAYVMRPQLASKLFRSASKVPALWVDDVFVTGILAASVNVRHFYLNLRYTHQQDDLVQWLETNLPSNPLPFIVSELDTSRPEWPRLAHRLWNRTCTYNAVDSDS